The Pedobacter mucosus genome window below encodes:
- a CDS encoding DUF72 domain-containing protein, translating to MQFGKVDDPSIIDFTLPPDAPETEAILNANKSKQNFQAFVGCAKWNKADLKGFYPKGTKDELTYYSTQFNSIELNATFYGMPSKEQVITWTQKTPADFKFFPKLTNTVSHFKRLINVKEPVETFCDAVSNFEDKLGMAFLQLHDNFKPKDFERLKVVINEFPKVIPLGVEVRNGEWFSNPTIANEFPQLFEDNGISNIIVDTAGRRDMLHMRLTTPTAFVRFVGVNEDEIDKKRLDDWIVKIVEWKKQGLENLYFFVHQNEELSSPLFSAYFTQKLNEAVGTDLKIPEMANGNTTSPTLF from the coding sequence ATGCAATTTGGTAAAGTAGATGACCCATCAATTATAGATTTCACACTTCCTCCTGATGCTCCTGAAACGGAAGCAATATTAAACGCTAATAAGTCAAAGCAAAATTTCCAGGCATTTGTAGGTTGCGCAAAATGGAATAAAGCTGATTTAAAAGGCTTTTATCCAAAAGGAACAAAAGACGAGCTAACTTATTATTCTACGCAATTTAATTCCATTGAATTGAATGCGACATTCTACGGAATGCCAAGCAAGGAGCAAGTAATTACATGGACACAAAAAACCCCAGCCGATTTTAAATTCTTCCCAAAATTGACCAATACGGTTAGTCACTTTAAAAGATTAATTAATGTTAAAGAACCTGTAGAAACTTTTTGCGATGCCGTAAGCAACTTCGAGGACAAACTCGGCATGGCTTTTCTTCAACTGCATGACAATTTTAAACCAAAGGATTTCGAAAGACTTAAGGTAGTTATTAATGAATTTCCGAAAGTGATTCCGCTGGGTGTTGAGGTTCGCAATGGCGAATGGTTCTCAAATCCCACTATTGCTAATGAATTCCCACAATTGTTTGAGGATAACGGAATCTCCAACATTATTGTGGATACTGCCGGAAGAAGGGATATGTTACACATGCGTTTAACTACGCCTACGGCGTTTGTTAGATTTGTTGGCGTTAATGAAGATGAAATTGATAAAAAGCGTTTAGACGACTGGATTGTAAAAATAGTTGAATGGAAAAAACAAGGACTTGAAAACCTCTACTTTTTCGTTCACCAAAATGAAGAACTTTCATCGCCACTGTTTTCGGCATATTTTACACAGAAGTTAAACGAAGCCGTTGGAACTGATTTAAAAATTCCTGAAATGGCTAATGGAAATACTACCTCACCGACTTTATTCTAA